One window of the Eucalyptus grandis isolate ANBG69807.140 chromosome 6, ASM1654582v1, whole genome shotgun sequence genome contains the following:
- the LOC104448670 gene encoding LOW QUALITY PROTEIN: protein NARROW LEAF 1 (The sequence of the model RefSeq protein was modified relative to this genomic sequence to represent the inferred CDS: inserted 6 bases in 5 codons; substituted 1 base at 1 genomic stop codon) gives MERTKMHLRAVCSGSTPSEESALDLERSCCNHSNFPSLSPPMLQPFASAGQHCESNAAAYFSWPSRLNDCAEERANYFANLQKGXATETLGRLPKGQQANTLLELMTIRAFHSKILRCYSLGTAIGFRIRRGVLTNIPAILVFVSRKVHKQWLSPIQCLPTALEGPGGVWCDVDVVEFSYFGAPEPAPKEQLYTEIVDDLRGGDPCIGSGSQVASQETYGTLGAIVRSQTGSRQVGFLTNRHVAVDLDYPNQKMFHPLPPTLGPGVYLGAVERATSFITDELWYGIFAGINPETFVRADGAFIPFADDFDMSTVTTSVRGXGEIGDVKIIDLQAPIGSIIGRQVMKVGRSSGLTTGTVLAYALEYNDEKGICFLTDFLVVGENQQXFDLEGDSGSLIILKGXGSGKPRPIGIIWGGTANRGRLKLKVGQPPENWTSGVDLGRLLNLLELDLITTNEGXKVLAVQEQRAASATAIGSTVGDSSPQMASRVRXKIDEKLDSLGLQIEHIPLEVEPSSSEMNPSLMDPDFTIEDGIKVGPSIEHEFIPPSFCRRSPLHQNNLSDKMVSQNLSSLRNNCDEDICVSLQLGDTEAKRKRSDACSETGDLK, from the exons ATGGAGCGTACTAAAATGCATCTGAGGGCTGTTTGCTCTGGCTCAACGCCATCAGAAGAGTCGGCTTTAGATCTCGAAAGGAGCTGTTGTAATCATTCTAATTTTCCTTCACTCAGTCCGCCAATGCTCCAACCGTTTGCATCGGCTGGACAGCACTGTGAGAGCAATGCCGCCGCTTACTTCTCATGGCCAAGTCGGTTGAATGATTGTGCTGAGGAGCGTGCGAATTATTTTGCAAATTTGCAGAAAGG TGCTACCGAAACTCTTGGCCGGTTGCCGAAAGGCCAGCAAGCTAACACATTGCTCGAACTCATGACCATAAGAGCATTTCATAGCAAAATCTTGCGCTGCTACAGTCTTGGCACTGCCATTGGTTTTCGGATTCGACGTGGTGTTTTGACTAACATACCGGCCATTCTCGTATTTGTCTCTAGGAAAGTCCATAAGCAGTGGCTTAGCCCCATCCAATGTCTTCCAACTGCTCTAGAG GGACCTGGAGGGGTGTGGTGTGATGTTGATGTGGTTGAGTTTTCATACTTTGGTGCACCTGAGCCAGCTCCTAAAGAGCAGTTATACACTGAGATTGTGGATGACTTGCGTGGAGGTGATCCATGCATTGGTTCAGGCTCACAG GTGGCAAGCCAAGAGACATATGGAACCTTGGGTGCCATAGTGAGGAGCCAGACAGGGAGTAGACAAGTTGGCTTTCTCACCAATCGCCATGTTGCTGTTGACTTAGATTATCCAAATCAGAAAATGTTTCATCCTCTGCCTCCAACTCTTGGGCCTGGGGTATACCTAGGTGCTGTTGAGAGGGCAACTTCCTTCATCACAGATGAACTTTGGTATGGCATTTTTGCCGGGATAAATCCAG AGACATTTGTGAGAGCTGATGGGGCATTCATTCCTTTCGCTGATGATTTTGACATGTCCACTGTTACTACATCCGTAAGGG ATGGGGAAATTGGTGATGTCAAGATTATAGATTTGCAGGCTCCAATAGGTAGCATAATTGGGAGGCAAGTGATGAAGGTTGGGAGAAGTTCTGGCCTGACCACTGGAACAGTTTTGGCTTATGCTCTTGAGTACAATGATGAGAAAGGGATCTGCTTTTTAACTGACTTCCTTGTTGTGGGAGAGAATCAAC ACTTTGATCTCGAAGGAGACAGTGGAAGTCTCATAATATTGAAGG GAGGCAGTGGGAAACCACGGCCCATTGGGATTATCTGGGGAGGAACGGCTAATAGGGGACGGCTAAAACTAAAAGTTGGCCAGCCTCCAGAAAATTGGACCAGCGGAGTAGATCTTGGACGTCTCCTCAATCTTCTTGAACTTGATCTAATAACAACCAATGAGGGCTGAAAGGTTT TGGCAGTGCAAGAACAAAGAGCTGCCTCAGCAACAGCAATTGGCTCAACTGTTGGTGACTCATCGCCCCAGATGGCATCACGGGTAA aaaaaattgatgagaaacTAGATTCCCTTGGTCTTCAGATAGAGCACATCCCTCTGGAAGTAGAACCGAGCAGCTCTGAGATGAATCCATCCCTGATGGATCCCGACTTCACTATAGAAGATGGAATCAAGGTTGGTCCAAGCATTGAACACGAGTTTATTCCTCCAAGCTTCTGTAGACGGTCTCCACTCCATCAGAACAATCTGTCCGACAAAATGGTTTCTCAGAATCTATCGTCACTGAGAAACAACTGCGATGAAGATATTTGTGTCTCATTGCAGTTGGGTGACACCGAGGCCAAGAGGAAACGTTCCGATGCATGTAGTGAGACTGGAGATCTGAAATGA